A stretch of the Lolium perenne isolate Kyuss_39 chromosome 3, Kyuss_2.0, whole genome shotgun sequence genome encodes the following:
- the LOC139838624 gene encoding protein ALP1-like, translating into MEDYFAEVPTYPAHLFRRRYRMRRSLFVRIVKACELHSNYFKQRRNAAGVMGFSAFQKISAAMRVIAYGIPADYTDEYLRIGEDTTTESVRRFARMIIKLYGPTYLRAPNEDDTKRLMEINEKRGWPGMLGSLDCMHWTWKNCPKAWHGQYCGKSKDATIVLEAVASQDLWIWHCFFGLPGTLNDINVLQRSPLFAKLANGEAPTCNYKVMNNEYTMGYYLADGIYPDWATFVKFVKDPQDRIEAEFVKAQEAARKDIERAFGVLQARFAIVRGPARFWDKKTLVNIMTCCVILHNMIIEDERDLSLPCFYDNVGTRVEPQRNPDRIEAFLEAHRQIENSTTHAQLVYDLKMHHWQRHGRRL; encoded by the coding sequence ATGGAGGACTACTTCGCCGAGGTACCTACCTATCCTGCCCATCTGTTCCGTAGGAGGTATCGCATGCGGCGTAGCTTGTTCGTCCGAATCGTCAAAGCCTGCGAATTGCATTCGAATTACTTCAAGCAACGTAGGAATGCCGCCGGGGTGATGGGTTTCAGCGCTTTCCAAAAGATCTCTGCTGCCATGAGGGTAATTGCGTATGGCATCCCTGCGGATTACACCGACGAGTATCTTCGAATTGGCGAAGATACTACCACGGAGTCAGTCCGCAGGTTTGCTCGCATGATTATCAAGTTGTACGGGCCAACGTATCTCCGAGCTCCCAACGAGGATGACACCAAACGGTTGATGGAGATAAATGAGAAAAGAGGTTGGCCTGGAATGCTTGGTAGTCTcgattgtatgcattggacatggaagaATTGTCCAAAAGCATGGCATGGACAGTACTGTGGCAAGAGCAAAGATGCAACCATTGTCCTTGAGGCCGTAGCATCACAAGATTTGTGGATTTGGCACTGTTTTTTTGGTTTGCCGGGGAcactcaatgacatcaacgtcctgcaAAGGTCTCCTTTGTTTGCTAAATTAGCAAATGGGGAAGCACCCACTTGCAACTACAAGGTCATGAACAATGAGTACACAATGGGCTATTACTTAGCCGATGGCATCTATCCGGACTGGGCAACTTTTGTTAAGTTTGTCAAGGATCCCCAAGATAGAATAGAAGCTGAATTTGTCAAGGCTCAAGAAGCAGCTCGCAAGGACattgagagagcttttggtgttttgcaagcaaggtttgccatTGTTCGTGGCCCAGCCAGATTTTGGGACAAGAAAACCCTTGTCAacatcatgacatgttgtgtgattcttcacaacatgatcatcgaggatgaaagagacttgagcttgccctgcttctatgacaatgttggcacccgAGTGGAACCCCAACGCAATCCGGATCGCATTGAAGCTTTCCTTGAGGCACATCGGCAGATTGAGAATTCCACTACCCATGCCCAGCTCGTGT